From Thermoflavifilum aggregans, a single genomic window includes:
- the panD gene encoding aspartate 1-decarboxylase codes for MWIEVLKSKIHRAEVTEANLHYAGSITIDEALMEAAGILENQKVQVVNINNGERFETYVIKGERNSGVICLNGPAARKAVVGDLVIILAYAWMDEEEARHHQPIIVIPRSGNRL; via the coding sequence ATGTGGATTGAAGTGCTGAAATCCAAGATTCATCGGGCTGAAGTTACGGAAGCCAATTTGCATTATGCAGGAAGCATCACCATTGATGAGGCGCTCATGGAAGCTGCCGGTATTCTGGAAAACCAGAAAGTACAGGTGGTGAATATTAACAACGGTGAACGGTTTGAGACCTACGTCATCAAAGGTGAGCGCAATTCAGGAGTGATTTGTCTGAACGGCCCTGCTGCCCGCAAGGCTGTGGTGGGCGATCTGGTCATCATTCTCGCCTATGCCTGGATGGATGAGGAAGAAGCCCGTCACCATCAACCCATCATTGTTATTCCGCGTTCGGGTAATCGACTGTAA
- a CDS encoding VIT1/CCC1 transporter family protein, which produces MVSQSVYRTWLKYLQDEVDAAFLYQKLAEATPASRKKESYRMLHDIENRHQAAWLNLLQEHGIEVKNIKPSLKARLMAAISRWTGVEWLSYVMLKEEGNEVKTYLQLYRQAPDDSTRSIAIRLAQDSAGHASELNQLLGEQAEPWHSTAGTGGMLRNVVYGFNDGLTANFGLVAGVIGAQASAHFILISGLAGLVADALSMGSSGFLAAQSEREVYTHEIEMEAEEIKLMPELEKEELAAIYQAKGMDAAAARELADEVMKHPEKALEEQVHEELGIGEQRITPFREGWVTGLSTAVGAFIPVFPFLFWQGKLAIWLSIVLSMLSHFAVGAARSFFTGRNLWRSGMEMFVVGMGVAGIGYLLGDLIIRIF; this is translated from the coding sequence ATGGTTTCGCAATCTGTTTATCGCACCTGGCTGAAATACCTGCAGGATGAAGTGGATGCTGCTTTTTTGTATCAGAAACTGGCAGAGGCTACTCCTGCCTCCCGAAAAAAGGAAAGTTACAGGATGCTGCATGACATTGAAAACAGACATCAGGCTGCATGGCTGAATCTGTTGCAAGAACATGGCATAGAAGTGAAAAACATTAAGCCTTCCCTGAAGGCACGGCTTATGGCTGCTATCAGCAGATGGACTGGCGTGGAATGGCTGAGCTACGTCATGCTAAAGGAAGAGGGCAATGAAGTGAAGACGTATTTGCAATTATACCGACAGGCGCCAGATGATAGTACCCGCTCCATCGCAATCCGGCTTGCACAGGATTCAGCCGGGCATGCAAGTGAATTAAATCAGCTATTGGGTGAGCAGGCCGAGCCTTGGCATAGCACGGCAGGAACGGGTGGCATGCTGAGAAATGTCGTGTATGGTTTCAATGATGGCCTCACGGCCAATTTTGGACTGGTGGCCGGTGTAATCGGAGCCCAGGCTTCGGCTCATTTTATCCTGATTTCAGGCCTGGCGGGTCTGGTGGCCGATGCGCTTTCCATGGGCTCCTCGGGTTTTCTGGCAGCCCAGAGTGAACGTGAAGTATATACACATGAAATTGAAATGGAAGCCGAGGAAATCAAACTGATGCCCGAACTGGAAAAGGAAGAACTGGCGGCCATTTACCAGGCCAAAGGCATGGATGCCGCAGCAGCCCGTGAGCTGGCCGATGAAGTGATGAAGCATCCGGAAAAGGCTTTGGAAGAACAGGTACACGAAGAACTGGGAATCGGCGAACAGCGCATTACACCATTCCGGGAAGGTTGGGTAACAGGACTTTCCACAGCCGTGGGTGCTTTCATACCTGTATTTCCTTTTTTGTTCTGGCAGGGTAAGCTGGCCATCTGGCTTTCCATTGTACTGTCCATGCTCAGCCATTTTGCTGTAGGAGCTGCCCGGAGTTTTTTCACCGGCCGCAACCTCTGGCGCAGCGGCATGGAAATGTTTGTCGTAGGTATGGGAGTAGCCGGCATCGGCTACCTGCTGGGAGATCTGATTATCCGGATATTCTGA
- the panC gene encoding pantoate--beta-alanine ligase: MEVVHTKTELQAIVQTYRQKQETIGFVPTMGALHAGHLALVKACREQATRTVVSIFVNPVQFNDPQDFALYPRTLDEDLQLLEAHQADVVFVPEEKEIYPEGTAHLETYDLGPLESVLEGAYRPGHFQGVARVMRRLLEMIQPDVLIMGEKDYQQCLIVQKLLQMIDLPVRFYMHPTVREADGLAMSSRNRRLSAADRKKATLIYESLMYIRSQWRHMPFDKLRGIVGEQLLAAGFAIDYVVITRSADLQILQAPEDTAMRALIAAKIGGVRLIDNMPIHP; the protein is encoded by the coding sequence ATGGAAGTCGTGCATACCAAAACTGAACTACAGGCCATTGTTCAGACATATCGGCAAAAACAGGAGACCATCGGCTTTGTACCTACCATGGGCGCATTGCACGCTGGGCATCTGGCTTTGGTAAAGGCTTGCCGTGAGCAGGCAACTCGTACCGTGGTAAGCATATTTGTGAACCCTGTGCAGTTTAACGATCCGCAGGATTTTGCGCTTTATCCCAGAACGCTGGATGAAGACTTGCAGTTGCTGGAAGCACATCAGGCCGATGTGGTGTTTGTGCCGGAAGAAAAAGAAATATATCCTGAAGGAACAGCTCATCTGGAAACCTATGATTTGGGACCATTGGAAAGCGTGTTGGAGGGCGCATACAGGCCCGGGCATTTTCAGGGTGTGGCAAGGGTGATGCGTCGTTTGCTGGAAATGATTCAGCCTGATGTGTTGATCATGGGAGAAAAAGATTATCAGCAATGCCTGATCGTGCAAAAGCTGCTGCAGATGATAGATTTACCTGTTCGGTTTTACATGCATCCCACCGTGCGCGAAGCCGATGGATTGGCCATGAGCAGCCGCAACCGGCGCCTTTCAGCTGCTGATCGCAAAAAAGCTACCTTGATTTATGAAAGCCTGATGTACATCCGCAGCCAGTGGAGGCATATGCCGTTTGACAAGCTGCGGGGCATTGTCGGCGAACAGTTGTTGGCTGCCGGTTTTGCCATTGATTATGTTGTCATTACTCGTTCGGCTGATTTGCAGATTCTGCAAGCACCTGAGGATACGGCGATGCGTGCCCTGATAGCAGCAAAAATCGGAGGCGTGAGATTGATTGACAACATGCCCATCCATCCATGA
- a CDS encoding glycogen/starch synthase: protein MFAKKRILFIAEEMSPYLELTEYAQIVHQLAVKANEAGMEVRVIMPRFGVINERRHRLHEVVRLSGINIIIDNDDYPLIIKVASLPNARLQVYFLDNEDFFKRKFVFHDEEGNFFEDNALRAVFFCKGALETVKKFGWPPDIIHLNGWMSSLIPLYLKTAYKKEPVFSPTKVIYSVTNDTFEGSLHSSFAKKAAISQQIKSKDLALYKEGTHLALNRGAMAYADALAIGAAKLSKPLMEELKKHQDKPILPFCSDDEQLKQYLQLYEELTVESVK, encoded by the coding sequence ATGTTTGCCAAAAAACGTATTCTTTTCATTGCTGAGGAAATGTCTCCCTACCTGGAGCTTACCGAATATGCCCAAATCGTGCACCAGTTAGCCGTAAAAGCCAATGAAGCGGGAATGGAAGTGCGGGTGATTATGCCACGTTTTGGTGTGATCAATGAAAGAAGACATCGGCTGCATGAGGTAGTTCGCCTGTCCGGCATCAATATCATTATTGATAATGATGATTATCCTTTGATCATCAAGGTTGCTTCCCTGCCTAACGCACGTTTGCAGGTGTATTTTCTGGATAATGAAGATTTCTTCAAAAGAAAATTTGTATTCCATGATGAAGAGGGCAATTTCTTTGAAGACAATGCCCTGCGTGCCGTATTTTTCTGCAAGGGAGCATTGGAAACAGTGAAAAAATTTGGCTGGCCACCCGATATCATTCATTTGAACGGCTGGATGTCGTCCCTGATTCCATTGTATTTAAAAACAGCCTACAAAAAGGAACCGGTATTCTCACCCACCAAAGTGATTTACTCGGTCACCAACGATACCTTTGAAGGGAGCTTACATTCTTCTTTTGCAAAAAAAGCTGCCATCAGCCAGCAAATCAAATCCAAAGATCTGGCACTTTACAAAGAAGGTACACATCTGGCTTTGAATCGCGGAGCCATGGCGTATGCTGATGCTCTTGCCATTGGCGCGGCAAAGCTATCCAAACCATTGATGGAAGAATTGAAGAAACATCAGGACAAACCGATTCTTCCTTTCTGCAGCGATGATGAACAACTGAAACAATACCTGCAGCTTTACGAAGAGCTCACGGTAGAAAGCGTAAAATAA
- the metK gene encoding methionine adenosyltransferase produces MPYLFTSESVSEGHPDKLADQISDALVDHFLAFDPDAKVACETLVTTGQVVLAGEVKSSVYLDVQKIAREVIRKVGYTKSDYMFDANSCGILSAIHEQSPDINRGVERQDKEEQGAGDQGLMFGYAVNETEDYMPLPIYLAHLLLKELSAIRREGEVMKYLRPDAKSQVTIAYDNRKPVRIDTIVVSTQHDEFDTDERMAARIRKDVLEILIPRVKGKLSPDVQQLFTDHITYHINPTGKFVIGGPHGDTGLTGRKIIVDTYGGKGAHGGGAFSGKDPSKVDRSAAYATRHIAKNMVAAGLCDEVLVQVSYAIGVARPCGFFVNTFGTAKVPLSDEEIAARIIELFDMRPYAIEQRLKLRNPIYQETASYGHMGRKPQTVVKKFYSPDRGILEREVELFTWEKLDYVDLIKEAFKLPK; encoded by the coding sequence ATGCCTTATCTGTTCACTTCCGAATCCGTATCTGAAGGCCATCCCGATAAGCTGGCCGATCAGATTTCCGATGCTTTGGTTGATCATTTTCTGGCTTTTGACCCGGATGCAAAAGTTGCCTGCGAAACCCTGGTCACTACTGGTCAGGTTGTATTGGCTGGAGAGGTCAAGTCATCTGTTTATCTGGATGTGCAAAAAATCGCAAGAGAGGTCATCCGCAAGGTAGGTTATACGAAAAGCGATTATATGTTTGATGCCAATTCATGCGGCATTCTTTCAGCTATACATGAACAATCGCCCGATATCAACCGGGGTGTGGAGCGGCAAGATAAGGAAGAACAGGGTGCAGGTGATCAGGGACTGATGTTTGGCTATGCGGTTAATGAAACGGAAGATTACATGCCCTTGCCCATTTATCTGGCTCATTTGCTGCTGAAGGAGTTATCGGCCATCAGGCGGGAAGGAGAAGTCATGAAATACCTGCGGCCGGATGCCAAATCACAGGTTACCATTGCTTATGATAATCGTAAACCCGTACGTATTGATACCATTGTGGTATCTACCCAGCATGATGAATTCGATACCGATGAGCGCATGGCCGCCCGGATCCGGAAAGACGTACTGGAAATCCTTATTCCCCGCGTAAAAGGCAAGCTCTCTCCTGATGTACAGCAACTTTTTACCGATCATATCACCTACCACATCAATCCTACCGGAAAATTTGTAATTGGCGGTCCGCACGGCGATACGGGTCTTACCGGCCGCAAAATTATTGTGGACACCTACGGTGGAAAAGGTGCACACGGGGGTGGTGCTTTTTCCGGAAAAGACCCTTCAAAGGTCGATCGGTCAGCTGCCTATGCAACCCGGCATATTGCCAAGAATATGGTGGCTGCGGGTCTGTGTGATGAAGTGCTGGTACAGGTTTCCTATGCCATCGGTGTAGCCCGCCCCTGCGGCTTTTTCGTGAACACCTTTGGTACAGCCAAGGTACCTTTAAGTGATGAAGAAATTGCAGCCCGCATCATTGAATTGTTCGACATGCGGCCATATGCTATTGAACAACGCCTGAAGCTGCGCAATCCCATCTACCAGGAAACAGCCAGTTATGGCCATATGGGACGTAAGCCCCAGACTGTAGTGAAAAAATTCTACAGCCCTGACAGAGGTATACTGGAAAGAGAAGTGGAACTGTTTACCTGGGAAAAACTGGATTATGTAGATCTGATCAAAGAAGCGTTCAAACTGCCGAAATAA
- the rplT gene encoding 50S ribosomal protein L20, whose amino-acid sequence MPRSVPAVASRARRKKILKQAKGFYGKRKNVYTVAKNVLEKGLTYRYVGRKLKKRDYRRLWIVRINAALREEGLSYSVFMHKLAEKNIDLNRKVLADLAMHEPAAFKKLVESVKAS is encoded by the coding sequence ATGCCACGTTCAGTACCAGCAGTAGCCTCCAGAGCCAGAAGGAAAAAGATTCTCAAACAGGCTAAAGGTTTTTACGGCAAACGCAAGAATGTATATACCGTTGCCAAAAATGTGCTCGAAAAGGGTTTGACCTATCGGTATGTAGGCCGTAAACTCAAGAAGCGTGATTATCGCAGGTTGTGGATTGTACGTATCAATGCTGCTTTGCGGGAAGAAGGTTTGTCGTATTCAGTGTTTATGCATAAGCTGGCTGAAAAGAATATTGACCTGAACCGTAAGGTGCTGGCCGATCTGGCCATGCATGAACCTGCAGCTTTCAAAAAGCTGGTGGAATCCGTAAAAGCATCATAG
- the rpmI gene encoding 50S ribosomal protein L35 — MPKVKTHSRAKKTFKITATGKIKRFRAYKSHLLTKKSKTRKRRLRQGTLVDSANLNMVRRLLCMK, encoded by the coding sequence ATGCCAAAAGTGAAGACGCACTCCAGAGCCAAGAAAACGTTCAAGATTACGGCAACCGGAAAAATCAAAAGGTTTCGGGCTTACAAGAGCCATTTGCTGACCAAGAAATCAAAAACCAGAAAACGCCGTCTTCGCCAGGGCACCCTGGTTGATTCCGCCAATCTTAATATGGTGCGTCGCTTGTTGTGTATGAAATAA
- a CDS encoding DUF4197 domain-containing protein, giving the protein MISLKYSWTFILLAWSLTGRAQVISQQQAGDALKEALSAGTQQATARLAALNGYYGNPLIRILMPDEAKPVVNALQRVGLGYMVDSAVLAMNRAAEHAATKAAPIFLNAIKHLQLQDALQILKGSDTAATAYLRKTTYTDLKRAFQPVIDSSLQQTGATSWWEKMFTAYNKIPFTRKINPNLSEYVTDKALQGLFLTIGQEEKNIRAHPEQQASALIRNIFGAVSSGR; this is encoded by the coding sequence ATGATTTCATTGAAATATAGCTGGACGTTTATTCTCCTGGCCTGGTCATTAACCGGGCGGGCGCAGGTTATATCACAGCAACAAGCAGGTGATGCGCTGAAGGAAGCCCTGTCAGCTGGTACGCAGCAGGCCACAGCCAGGCTGGCGGCATTGAATGGCTATTATGGCAATCCGTTGATTCGCATTTTGATGCCCGATGAAGCGAAGCCCGTCGTGAATGCCCTGCAGCGTGTAGGGCTGGGATACATGGTAGATTCAGCTGTGCTGGCCATGAACCGGGCTGCTGAACATGCGGCAACGAAAGCTGCGCCCATCTTTCTAAATGCCATCAAACACCTGCAACTCCAAGATGCCTTGCAAATCCTGAAAGGAAGCGACACGGCTGCCACTGCCTATCTGCGGAAAACAACCTACACGGATCTGAAACGAGCTTTTCAGCCGGTGATCGATTCCAGCCTGCAGCAAACAGGTGCTACCAGCTGGTGGGAAAAAATGTTCACCGCCTACAACAAAATACCCTTCACCCGAAAGATCAATCCCAATCTGTCAGAATATGTGACCGACAAGGCTTTGCAGGGATTGTTCCTGACCATAGGGCAGGAAGAAAAAAATATCCGGGCTCATCCGGAACAACAGGCCTCAGCTCTGATCCGCAATATATTTGGTGCCGTGTCATCAGGCCGATAA
- a CDS encoding outer membrane beta-barrel family protein, with amino-acid sequence MVRLGAGTRDKYNAGADLSIRQNPFNFYVNYNYFQNNEIYSGKNTTDILSSPDHNTYSNTLQSTDGKNNRAFQFGRLGLDYYLDNRNTLSFEQSFFGGNFTNPETLTTSYLNDEKSLLASSIRNNLDKRSFRGSRSQLSYTHNFIKKDETFSAFVNYHVFHNSGSGDNFTNFYDSTGSFTGTDEQRNNTSGKSTFIVSQADYANPIGQHGKFEAGLKSTIRNFSSVYNVYNIINNFPIFNDSLSNDYKYLESVSAAYVDFSNQMNKFSYQIGLRAEQSHYKGTLISKNVSYTNDYLSLFPSIYLSQKITDHHEIQLNYSRRIDRPNFWQLIPYVDYSNPQNQRKGNPDLKPEFTNSFELNYNYQYNKVNFLLSAYFRNSNHDITSVFIPLNGDTLLTTFANANSTNTYGLELTLQNDITRWWNLTTNLNFYNTDIKAGNIQGDLAKQGYVVTSDLNNSGFSWFAKVNSNMQLPANFTIQLTGNYQAAQPTPQGKTLGYGNVDFAVKKDFLKNRAASLTLSVSDIFNTRKFETKLTQGQVVQDNIRYPESQIVRLNFMYRFGKMDMQLFRKKQQNQQQDNSVQEELGPTGGVGGPR; translated from the coding sequence ATGGTTCGGCTGGGAGCTGGTACGCGTGATAAATATAATGCTGGCGCAGATCTGTCTATCCGGCAAAATCCTTTCAACTTTTACGTGAACTACAATTATTTTCAGAATAACGAAATCTATTCGGGCAAGAATACAACTGATATTCTTTCCTCTCCTGATCACAATACATACAGCAATACTCTGCAATCGACCGATGGAAAGAACAACCGTGCCTTTCAGTTCGGCAGATTGGGGCTGGATTATTATCTGGATAACAGGAATACCCTTTCTTTTGAACAGAGCTTTTTTGGAGGCAATTTTACCAATCCGGAAACATTAACCACTTCCTATCTGAATGATGAGAAAAGCCTGCTTGCTTCAAGTATTCGCAACAACCTGGATAAGCGAAGTTTCCGGGGCAGCCGTTCACAACTGAGTTATACACATAATTTTATCAAGAAGGATGAAACATTCTCTGCCTTTGTGAATTATCATGTCTTTCATAACAGCGGATCGGGTGATAATTTTACCAATTTTTATGACTCCACAGGCAGTTTTACAGGTACTGATGAACAGCGCAACAACACCAGCGGAAAATCGACCTTCATTGTTTCACAGGCTGATTATGCCAATCCGATAGGGCAACATGGAAAGTTTGAAGCCGGATTAAAGAGTACGATCCGCAACTTTAGCAGCGTATATAACGTGTACAATATCATCAATAATTTTCCAATCTTCAATGATTCTCTTTCCAATGATTACAAATATCTGGAAAGTGTGAGTGCAGCATACGTGGATTTTTCCAATCAGATGAACAAATTCAGTTACCAGATCGGATTGCGGGCTGAGCAATCACACTACAAGGGAACACTGATCAGTAAGAATGTTTCCTATACAAATGATTATCTCAGCTTGTTTCCAAGTATATATCTTTCACAAAAAATTACAGATCACCACGAAATTCAGCTGAATTATTCGCGGCGTATCGACAGGCCTAATTTCTGGCAGCTGATTCCTTATGTTGATTACTCCAATCCGCAAAATCAACGCAAAGGAAATCCTGATCTCAAACCCGAATTTACCAATTCATTTGAGCTGAATTACAATTATCAATACAACAAAGTCAATTTCCTGCTTTCGGCCTATTTCCGAAATTCTAATCATGACATCACTTCGGTGTTTATACCGCTAAATGGCGATACCCTGCTTACTACATTTGCCAATGCAAATTCAACAAACACATACGGGCTGGAGTTGACATTGCAAAACGACATCACACGCTGGTGGAATCTCACTACTAATCTGAATTTCTATAATACAGATATCAAGGCAGGCAATATTCAGGGAGATCTGGCCAAACAGGGGTATGTGGTTACCTCTGATTTAAACAACAGCGGATTCAGCTGGTTTGCCAAAGTAAACTCCAACATGCAACTGCCCGCCAATTTTACCATTCAGCTCACGGGCAATTATCAGGCTGCCCAACCCACACCTCAGGGCAAAACGCTGGGTTATGGCAACGTGGATTTTGCGGTGAAAAAAGATTTCTTGAAAAACCGGGCTGCTTCGCTTACGTTGAGTGTATCGGATATTTTCAATACCCGCAAATTTGAAACAAAGTTAACCCAGGGTCAGGTGGTGCAGGACAATATCCGTTATCCGGAATCACAGATTGTCCGGTTAAATTTCATGTATCGTTTCGGGAAAATGGATATGCAGCTGTTCAGGAAAAAACAGCAGAACCAGCAGCAGGATAATTCCGTACAGGAAGAATTGGGCCCTACAGGCGGGGTAGGGGGCCCGAGATAA
- a CDS encoding carboxypeptidase-like regulatory domain-containing protein: MNNWIIQKIRKQIFYFLISISLPVLGLAQMPAGGNMQRMAVGQVYGKVLDATTGKPIEFATVTLLNAKDSSVVNGMLSKSNGDFNLDHLPFGRYILKVNFLGYQTIFKNVVITPSDAQQDLGNFKLSPVAKALEGVSITAQQPQYTMNIDRKVFNVEKSLTTIGGTATDVLRQVPSVSVDIDGNVTVRNATPQILVDGKPTALTLDQIPADAIESIEVITNPSAKYDASGQGGIINIILKKKQESGYQWHGSAGSWYA, encoded by the coding sequence ATGAATAATTGGATTATACAAAAAATCAGAAAACAGATTTTTTATTTTTTGATAAGCATATCTCTCCCGGTGTTGGGGTTGGCACAAATGCCTGCCGGCGGCAACATGCAACGCATGGCCGTTGGTCAGGTATATGGAAAAGTACTTGATGCAACCACAGGAAAACCTATTGAGTTTGCAACTGTAACGTTGCTCAATGCAAAAGATTCATCAGTTGTAAATGGTATGCTCTCCAAATCAAATGGTGATTTTAATCTGGATCATCTGCCATTTGGAAGATACATTCTGAAAGTAAATTTCCTCGGGTATCAGACTATTTTCAAAAACGTTGTCATCACACCATCTGATGCCCAGCAGGATCTTGGCAATTTCAAATTATCGCCGGTTGCTAAAGCGCTGGAGGGAGTGAGCATCACGGCACAACAACCACAATATACCATGAATATTGACCGGAAGGTATTTAATGTGGAAAAAAGTTTAACTACCATTGGCGGAACGGCTACAGATGTACTCCGGCAGGTTCCTTCTGTGAGCGTGGATATTGATGGAAATGTAACCGTGCGCAATGCCACGCCTCAGATTCTGGTAGATGGAAAGCCTACCGCTTTGACACTTGATCAGATACCTGCAGATGCCATTGAAAGCATCGAGGTGATCACCAATCCTTCTGCCAAATACGATGCATCAGGCCAGGGAGGTATCATTAATATCATCCTGAAAAAAAAACAAGAAAGCGGGTATCAATGGCATGGTTCGGCTGGGAGCTGGTACGCGTGA
- a CDS encoding FKBP-type peptidyl-prolyl cis-trans isomerase, with protein MPKWKAFMMAALIALLTTSCLKNSDNNFNQALQNRLDDQALQTYLAFHGILANRDTILLLGGDTTYLYYVIDSVGSGDTVRLQDTITVHFWGRFLNDSTFAKADTTTLTTVLQNTIPAWQIGVQKITAGGGIEIYAPSVLCYGYYGLPPIIPSNTPLIYSIQLLDVKHAH; from the coding sequence ATGCCCAAATGGAAAGCCTTTATGATGGCAGCTTTGATTGCCCTGCTAACCACATCCTGCCTGAAAAATTCAGACAACAACTTTAATCAGGCCCTGCAAAACCGATTAGACGATCAGGCGTTGCAGACATATCTGGCCTTCCATGGTATTCTGGCCAATCGGGATACAATTTTGCTTCTGGGAGGAGATACCACCTATCTGTATTATGTGATTGATTCTGTGGGGAGCGGTGACACCGTACGGCTGCAGGATACCATCACCGTACACTTCTGGGGGCGTTTTTTAAACGACTCCACTTTTGCCAAAGCTGATACCACCACACTGACTACCGTGTTGCAAAATACCATACCGGCCTGGCAGATTGGCGTGCAGAAAATCACTGCGGGCGGCGGTATTGAAATATATGCTCCATCTGTATTATGCTATGGATATTACGGTTTACCTCCCATCATCCCATCGAACACACCCTTGATTTATTCCATACAGCTGCTGGATGTAAAGCATGCTCATTAA
- a CDS encoding L-serine ammonia-lyase: MLREFISVFDMFKIGVGPSSSHTLGPWRAALSFLHQLEQNHFNPQRIQIHLYGSLAKTGRGHGTDLAVVMGLLGEDPATCDTSLIQENMQKIRQHKRLQLGSKQEIDFDPTQDILFHYQESLPFHPNGMALEATSAAGEKLREVYYSVGGGFIVKEGEPTGYVQTTTADIPFPIDTAADLLYWCQTTGLSISDLVMENELAIRQEQDVRQGLQRIWQVMRDCIYKGCHAEGELPGILHVKRRAAELNRRLLRGTADLGYEDWVEKIRQHATSFHDVLDWVCCFALAVNEENAAFGRVVTAPTNGAAGVIPAVLHYMILFRRHDQPHDIERFLLTASVIGGIFKKGATISAAMGGCQAEIGVSAAMAAAALTEALGGTQRQCLMAAEIAMEHHLGLTCDPVAGLVQIPCIERNTMGAVKAITAAQLALQSNPDQAKVSLDTVVKTMWETALDMNAKYKETAEGGLAAHIPLGLSEC, translated from the coding sequence ATGTTACGGGAATTTATTTCTGTGTTTGATATGTTTAAAATCGGTGTGGGACCTTCCAGTTCGCATACGCTGGGACCCTGGCGGGCTGCGCTTTCTTTCCTGCACCAATTGGAGCAAAACCATTTTAATCCCCAACGCATCCAAATTCATCTTTATGGTTCTCTGGCCAAAACCGGACGCGGACATGGCACTGATCTGGCCGTGGTGATGGGACTTCTGGGAGAAGATCCCGCCACCTGCGATACAAGCCTGATTCAGGAAAACATGCAGAAAATCAGGCAACACAAAAGGCTGCAGCTGGGCAGTAAACAGGAAATTGACTTTGATCCGACACAAGATATTTTGTTTCATTATCAGGAGAGCCTGCCTTTTCATCCGAACGGGATGGCCCTGGAAGCCACATCTGCTGCAGGAGAAAAACTTCGTGAAGTGTATTATTCCGTGGGAGGCGGATTTATTGTAAAAGAAGGAGAACCCACCGGCTATGTACAAACCACAACCGCCGATATTCCTTTTCCCATTGATACGGCTGCCGATCTGCTCTACTGGTGCCAGACTACTGGTTTATCCATTTCCGATTTGGTGATGGAAAATGAACTGGCCATCCGGCAGGAACAAGACGTGCGACAGGGATTACAACGGATCTGGCAGGTGATGCGCGATTGCATATACAAAGGCTGTCATGCCGAAGGAGAGCTGCCTGGTATCCTTCATGTGAAACGCAGGGCAGCAGAGCTGAATCGCAGGTTGTTGCGCGGTACTGCAGACCTTGGATATGAAGATTGGGTGGAAAAAATCCGGCAGCATGCTACTTCTTTTCATGATGTGCTGGACTGGGTATGTTGTTTTGCATTGGCGGTGAATGAAGAAAATGCGGCCTTTGGCAGGGTAGTGACTGCTCCCACCAATGGCGCCGCCGGCGTGATTCCGGCCGTTCTGCATTATATGATCCTCTTCCGCCGGCACGATCAACCACACGATATTGAGCGCTTCCTGTTGACGGCTTCCGTAATCGGAGGAATTTTTAAAAAAGGAGCTACCATCTCAGCCGCCATGGGTGGCTGCCAGGCCGAAATAGGTGTCAGTGCTGCCATGGCAGCAGCTGCGTTGACCGAAGCTCTGGGAGGTACCCAGCGTCAATGCCTGATGGCAGCCGAAATCGCTATGGAACATCATCTGGGATTGACCTGCGATCCGGTAGCCGGATTGGTACAGATTCCCTGTATTGAACGCAATACCATGGGGGCCGTAAAAGCCATCACAGCCGCTCAGCTGGCTCTGCAAAGCAACCCTGATCAGGCCAAGGTTTCACTCGACACCGTAGTAAAAACCATGTGGGAAACAGCCCTAGATATGAATGCAAAATATAAAGAGACGGCAGAAGGCGGACTGGCTGCGCATATCCCGCTTGGCCTGAGTGAATGCTGA